The following coding sequences are from one Culex quinquefasciatus strain JHB chromosome 1, VPISU_Cqui_1.0_pri_paternal, whole genome shotgun sequence window:
- the LOC119765577 gene encoding uncharacterized protein LOC119765577 produces MSTSSPLKNIPTKKLPESAGKKATPSSPNLGGCTNDCCGIILNSNSSHKQQSLQSSKNGTNCSLSSAGTAATNSAYQGVKSCFSNHEPKSSGRKLEDSRIKSSSDSVDSSLSSSSGGFKDPDFITRQTMAFELYKNREPGISNTTSNICITKPPQHIQSISQYQKSSKQLEQMLAQRLEKSLALGSGPSASVVAGSQPPPIAPHHLRARSIDTSIGSSLSTVGSGNVSGTGAGTGAGGCFLGSSTIPKQIQQKLQEEMKMQCKNIKEKFLIEKRHPQEHYKPAYRETKIAQAAPDGKTAPKPKVCFLKVSTDLHNLHSFSLWKTGSSDWTCGRKEIITG; encoded by the exons ATGTCGACGAGCTCTCCGTTGAAAAACATCCCGACAAAAAAACTGCCCGAAAGCGCCGGCAAGAAAGCAACCCCTTCCTCCCCTAATTTGGGTGGTTGTACGAACGATTGCTGTGGAATTATTCTTAACTCCAACAGCAGTCACAAGCAGCAAAGTTTGCAAAGCTCAAAAAATGGCACAAACTGCAGCCTAAGCAGTGCTGGAACGGCCGCGACCAACTCTGCCTACCAAGGGGTCAAGTCATGCTTCTCCAATCACGAGCCCAAGTCATCCGGTCGCAAGCTGGAAGATAGCCGCATTAAATCGTCCAGCGACAGCGTGGACAGTTCGCTCTCGTCAAGCTCCGGTGGGTTcaaagaccccgactttatcaCGCGCCAAACGATGGCCTTCGAGCTATACAAGAACCGGGAACCCGGAATCAGCAACACCACGAGCAATATCTGCATCACGAAACCACCGCAGCACATCCAAAGCATATCGCAATATCAGAAATCATCGAAACAACTAGAGCAAATGCTAGCACAACGACTGGAGAAAAGCCTTGCCCTGGGAAGTGGTCCGTCCGCGTCCGTAGTTGCCGGATCCCAGCCACCCCCGATAGCTCCCCATCACCTCAGGGCCCGTAGCATCGACACGAGTATCGGTTCGTCCCTGAGCACCGTTGGAAGTGGAAATGTAAGTGGGACCGGCGCAGGAACAGGAGCCGGTGGATGTTTTCTGGGGTCCAGCACGATTCCGAAACAGATACAACAAAAGCTGCAGGAAGAGATGAAGATGCAGTGTAAGAACATCAAGGAGAAATTTCTCATTGAAAAGCGACACCCTCAGGAACACTACAAACCGGCGTACAGGGAAACG aaaatagcACAAGCAGCACCAGATGGAAAGACAGCGCCAAAACCTAAGGTATGCTTCTTAAAAGTCAGTACTGACTTGCACAATTTACACAGCTTTTCACTCTGGAAAACTGGTTCATCGGACTGGACCTGCGGGCGCAAAGAAATAATTACTGGTTAA